The following coding sequences are from one Desulfobulbaceae bacterium window:
- the mutS gene encoding DNA mismatch repair protein MutS, giving the protein MTDQAKITPMLRQYLEIKALHPDAILFYRLGDFYEMFFDDAKTASRVLGITLTSRNSKDDENKVPLCGVPYHAAANYLAKLVRAGFKVAVCEQVEDPKTAKGVVKREVVRVITPGLITEEGLLDDKNNVYVAAVAPPDVKTDASWGLSLLDLSTGEFMVGEFDDLSAVIDELCRQNPAELVLPAGDERGKTIAKTLAHTMALCVTERHQDDFLPHSARHSLLEHFNTTNLAGFGCEQMIAGANAAGALFTYIRDTQKADLSHIERLTPLLHENLLIIDDSSRRNLEITQTIVGGKREGSLLATLDFTQTPMGARLLKKSLLFPLQDPRQINRRLETVNGLFHDAELRDDLRSLLTRVYDLERLNSRLVLGSGNARDLTALKHSLGQLPQIKTRLAEIQVPILMEIASDLDPLTDLFTLLEASIREDAPITLREGHLIKSGYNQELDEIIAILTDGKQLILDLENQEKARSGINTLKIGYNRVFGYYLEVSKAQMANVPDYFIRKQTLANAERFITPELKEFEGKVLGAQEKRVDLEHELFLNIRTTVAAESARVLKTAAHLAQIDLMCCLAEAARKLKYVRPHVDNGEEIIIEEGRHPVIEVSLPPGRFVPNDIHLDQENHEVLIITGPNMAGKSTVLRQTALIVLMAQVGSFVPAASARIGVVDRIFTRVGAMDNLRQGQSTFMVEMNETANILNNATEKSLVILDEIGRGTSTFDGLSIAWAVTEDLVNKNGRGVKTIFATHYHELTELAMTNQRIKNFNIGVREWNNTIIFLHKLLTGGTNRSYGIQVAALAGVPAPVIERAKELLHNIEKGELNQYGKPKIAHSISDKTPDRPCQLPLFAATTDPLYAKLEGIEPDRLSPIEALTLLYELKALSVTS; this is encoded by the coding sequence ATGACCGATCAGGCCAAAATCACCCCCATGCTCAGACAGTATCTTGAGATCAAGGCCCTACACCCGGACGCTATCCTCTTCTACCGGCTGGGTGACTTCTACGAGATGTTCTTTGATGACGCCAAAACCGCGTCCCGAGTCCTCGGCATCACCCTGACCTCCCGCAACAGCAAGGACGACGAGAATAAGGTGCCGCTCTGCGGAGTGCCGTACCACGCCGCAGCCAATTATCTCGCCAAACTGGTAAGGGCAGGATTCAAGGTGGCGGTCTGTGAGCAAGTGGAGGATCCCAAGACCGCCAAGGGTGTGGTCAAGCGCGAGGTAGTCCGGGTGATCACCCCTGGGCTGATCACCGAAGAGGGGCTGCTGGACGACAAAAACAACGTCTATGTAGCGGCAGTGGCCCCTCCTGACGTCAAGACGGACGCCTCCTGGGGATTAAGTCTGCTCGACCTGTCAACCGGGGAATTCATGGTGGGAGAATTTGACGATCTCTCAGCAGTGATCGATGAACTCTGCCGCCAGAACCCGGCAGAACTTGTGCTCCCCGCCGGCGACGAGCGAGGGAAAACAATCGCCAAGACCCTGGCCCACACCATGGCCCTGTGCGTGACCGAGCGGCACCAGGATGATTTTCTGCCCCACAGCGCCCGGCACAGCCTCCTGGAGCATTTCAACACCACCAATCTCGCCGGGTTCGGCTGTGAGCAGATGATCGCCGGCGCCAATGCTGCCGGCGCCCTTTTTACCTATATCCGTGATACCCAAAAAGCCGATCTCTCTCACATCGAACGCCTGACCCCGCTCCTGCACGAAAACCTGCTGATCATCGATGACTCTTCCCGCCGCAACCTGGAAATCACCCAGACCATCGTTGGCGGCAAACGCGAGGGATCACTCCTCGCCACCCTTGATTTCACTCAGACCCCGATGGGCGCCCGGCTGTTGAAAAAAAGCCTGCTCTTTCCCCTGCAGGACCCCCGGCAGATCAACCGCCGGCTAGAGACAGTAAACGGCTTGTTCCACGACGCCGAGCTCCGTGACGACCTGCGCTCCCTGCTTACCCGAGTCTACGACCTGGAACGACTAAACAGCCGTTTGGTCCTCGGCAGCGGCAACGCCCGTGACCTTACCGCCCTCAAACACTCACTCGGCCAACTGCCCCAGATCAAGACCCGTCTTGCCGAGATCCAAGTCCCGATCCTAATGGAAATCGCAAGCGACCTGGACCCCCTCACCGATCTCTTCACCCTGCTTGAGGCAAGCATCCGTGAAGACGCGCCGATCACTCTCCGCGAGGGACACCTGATCAAGAGCGGATACAACCAGGAACTCGACGAGATCATCGCCATCCTCACTGACGGCAAGCAGTTGATCCTCGATCTCGAAAATCAAGAAAAAGCCCGCTCCGGAATCAACACCTTAAAAATCGGTTACAACCGCGTCTTCGGCTACTACCTGGAAGTGAGCAAGGCCCAGATGGCCAATGTCCCGGACTACTTCATCCGCAAACAAACCCTGGCCAATGCCGAACGTTTCATCACCCCGGAGTTAAAAGAGTTTGAAGGCAAGGTCTTGGGCGCTCAGGAGAAACGAGTGGACCTGGAACATGAACTGTTCTTAAACATCCGGACGACAGTGGCGGCTGAAAGCGCCCGCGTCCTCAAAACGGCAGCCCATCTTGCCCAGATCGATTTAATGTGCTGCCTGGCCGAGGCGGCTCGCAAGCTCAAATACGTCCGGCCCCATGTGGACAACGGCGAGGAGATCATTATCGAGGAAGGACGACACCCGGTGATCGAAGTTTCACTGCCGCCGGGCCGCTTTGTGCCCAACGATATCCACCTCGACCAGGAAAACCATGAAGTCCTGATAATCACCGGCCCCAACATGGCGGGAAAATCGACGGTGCTAAGACAGACTGCGCTGATCGTCCTCATGGCCCAAGTCGGCAGCTTTGTCCCTGCCGCCTCCGCCAGAATCGGCGTGGTTGACCGGATCTTCACCAGAGTGGGGGCCATGGACAACCTGCGCCAGGGACAGTCCACCTTTATGGTCGAAATGAACGAGACTGCCAATATTCTAAATAACGCCACCGAAAAGAGCCTGGTCATCCTGGATGAAATCGGACGAGGAACCAGCACTTTCGACGGCCTCTCAATCGCCTGGGCTGTGACTGAAGATCTGGTCAACAAAAACGGTCGCGGGGTCAAAACTATCTTCGCCACTCACTACCATGAGCTGACCGAGCTGGCCATGACCAACCAGCGAATCAAAAATTTCAATATCGGGGTGCGGGAGTGGAACAACACCATCATCTTTCTCCACAAACTCCTGACCGGCGGGACCAACCGTAGTTACGGCATCCAGGTCGCTGCATTGGCCGGGGTTCCAGCCCCAGTCATTGAAAGAGCCAAAGAATTGCTGCATAATATTGAAAAAGGGGAATTAAACCAGTATGGTAAGCCGAAGATAGCGCACAGCATCTCGGACAAGACCCCAGACCGTCCTTGCCAGCTCCCCTTATTCGCCGCGACTACCGATCCACTCTACGCGAAATTAGAGGGGATAGAGCCAGACCGCCTCTCCCCAATCGAGGCCTTAACCCTGCTCTATGAATTGAAGGCGCTGAGCGTAACATCCTGA
- a CDS encoding YfcE family phosphodiesterase has translation MTVGILSDTHLSRLTPEFEARAETCFADCSVILHAGDLTDLTILKAFTNREVHAVHGNMCSFVCHKALPEKKVLRYRNFTVGLIHRAGNTYDFEDQLIDQFEDVDCIIYGHTHHPVCHHHSGILFINPGSFQATGRHGHPGTYAILKIGDTLRATIHEVPV, from the coding sequence CTGACCGTTGGCATCCTATCCGACACCCACCTCTCCCGGCTGACCCCAGAATTTGAAGCGCGAGCAGAAACCTGTTTTGCTGACTGTTCTGTAATCCTGCATGCCGGCGACCTGACTGACCTCACAATCCTCAAGGCCTTTACCAACCGTGAGGTTCACGCAGTCCACGGCAATATGTGCTCATTTGTCTGCCACAAAGCGCTTCCAGAGAAAAAAGTGCTCCGCTATCGAAACTTTACCGTTGGCCTAATCCACCGGGCAGGCAACACCTACGATTTCGAAGATCAGCTCATCGATCAATTTGAAGACGTTGACTGTATCATCTATGGCCATACCCATCACCCGGTCTGCCACCACCATAGCGGCATTCTGTTCATCAACCCCGGCTCGTTTCAGGCCACCGGCCGTCATGGGCACCCCGGCACTTACGCCATCCTTAAGATCGGCGACACCCTGCGGGCAACTATCCATGAGGTCCCTGTATAA
- a CDS encoding GGDEF domain-containing protein, which produces MRFDTIKILDMLSLIHEDLDIDTVERRFFDLATQIFPFDRLALFFVKHKKGVLQGKLSQGFSANEIENLNIPISRDFILSSPLITGIPIWNQTIDSDPYIKGLGLTNFTIIPIINRKRVSCWEVTACRQTTCPAYGNRWLRCWLVSDRQCSTGQGVSDEQKHQKCLACPVYQEGRVDCVEGVLLADNSLSEKPISDDTVMILSLIGHTVGAAINNSKHFQRTLIDSIQDDLTSIPNRRYFNERLVDELERVNRYPKEPASLIFIDIDFFKVVNDTHGHQAGDAVLVWFAGFLSSQLRKSDVVARYGGEEFAILLINTPKIRAIKVAEELRHGIETHSGPATNGIKITASFGVATFGDDAINVDGLIAKADRALYSAKAQGRNRVCHPD; this is translated from the coding sequence ATGCGCTTTGACACCATTAAAATCCTTGATATGCTGTCGCTGATCCATGAGGATCTCGACATCGACACGGTGGAGCGCCGTTTTTTTGACCTCGCCACTCAAATTTTCCCCTTCGACCGCCTGGCCCTCTTCTTTGTCAAACACAAGAAGGGTGTGCTTCAGGGCAAGCTGAGCCAAGGCTTTTCGGCGAATGAGATCGAAAACCTCAACATACCTATCTCGCGAGACTTCATCCTCAGCAGCCCGCTAATCACCGGTATACCGATATGGAACCAAACCATTGACAGCGACCCCTACATCAAAGGACTGGGACTCACCAACTTCACCATTATCCCGATAATCAACCGCAAACGGGTCTCGTGCTGGGAGGTAACCGCCTGCCGCCAGACCACCTGCCCCGCCTACGGCAACCGCTGGCTTCGCTGCTGGCTGGTCTCTGACCGTCAGTGCAGCACTGGCCAGGGTGTCAGCGACGAGCAGAAACATCAAAAATGCCTGGCGTGCCCGGTCTACCAGGAAGGGAGGGTGGATTGCGTGGAAGGGGTGCTGCTGGCGGACAACTCTCTCTCCGAAAAGCCAATCAGCGATGACACGGTCATGATCCTGTCGCTGATCGGTCACACCGTTGGAGCTGCCATCAATAACTCCAAGCATTTTCAACGGACGCTCATCGACTCAATTCAGGACGACCTGACCTCCATCCCTAACCGCCGCTACTTTAACGAACGGCTGGTCGATGAACTGGAGCGGGTCAACCGTTACCCCAAAGAACCGGCCAGTCTGATCTTTATCGATATCGATTTCTTTAAAGTCGTTAACGATACCCACGGACACCAGGCAGGAGACGCGGTCCTAGTCTGGTTCGCCGGCTTTCTTTCTTCCCAGCTGAGAAAAAGTGACGTTGTCGCCCGCTACGGTGGCGAAGAGTTCGCCATACTCCTGATCAACACCCCCAAAATCCGAGCCATCAAAGTGGCAGAGGAGTTACGTCACGGGATTGAGACCCACTCCGGCCCCGCCACCAACGGTATTAAGATCACCGCAAGCTTTGGCGTCGCCACTTTTGGCGATGACGCCATTAATGTTGACGGACTGATCGCCAAAGCCGACAGGGCGCTGTATTCAGCCAAGGCCCAAGGCCGCAACCGGGTCTGCCACCCAGACTAG
- a CDS encoding sulfite exporter TauE/SafE family protein has product MPYTLFIFLLAGFTQGVSGFGAGLVAMPLLTLVLGIKAAVPLSMLNGLIITGYLSLQLKGHIDWRKILPLLIGCQPGIFLGALALKSMNADLLQLGLGAFISLYAIYSLSTPPKPRTISRRWGYVAGFLTGVISSVFSAGGPPAVIYVSLTGWAKDEIKATLSVFFFVSGIITAIGHAINGLTTPAVLQHFAWTAPITLAGVLAGSLLYRRIKQRTYIAIMLWLLILMGVMMIVIAGYRLLG; this is encoded by the coding sequence ATGCCATACACTCTTTTCATCTTCCTTCTCGCCGGGTTCACCCAAGGCGTCTCAGGCTTCGGCGCCGGACTGGTGGCCATGCCGCTCTTGACCCTGGTCCTCGGCATCAAGGCCGCTGTCCCGTTAAGTATGCTGAATGGCTTGATCATCACCGGCTATTTATCTCTGCAGCTCAAAGGCCACATCGACTGGCGCAAAATTCTGCCGCTGCTGATCGGCTGCCAACCGGGAATATTCCTGGGCGCACTGGCCTTGAAAAGCATGAACGCCGACCTTCTTCAACTTGGCCTGGGCGCCTTCATCTCCCTCTACGCGATCTATAGCCTGTCAACTCCCCCCAAACCGCGCACGATTTCCCGGCGCTGGGGCTACGTCGCCGGCTTTCTGACCGGAGTAATCAGCAGCGTTTTCTCTGCCGGTGGGCCACCGGCAGTCATCTATGTCTCCTTAACCGGCTGGGCAAAAGACGAGATCAAGGCAACGCTGTCGGTCTTCTTTTTTGTCAGCGGGATCATCACCGCAATCGGTCATGCCATCAACGGCCTTACCACTCCCGCCGTATTACAACACTTTGCCTGGACCGCCCCCATAACCCTGGCTGGAGTGCTTGCCGGATCCCTACTCTATCGCCGGATCAAGCAGCGAACCTATATCGCCATCATGCTCTGGCTCTTGATCCTCATGGGCGTGATGATGATCGTCATCGCAGGCTACCGTCTCCTCGGCTAG
- a CDS encoding HAMP domain-containing protein, with amino-acid sequence MGSSRLSIRWKFLLISFSVLILSVLLITIFISISFKRNMTSDLESFRQDALSEVKVALQDQVEIAYSVLDTFYVELSAKGGTAGGDQGKIEVRAAMAPALALIEKMRYDHGVGYFWVNDTGKPIPTMVMHPTAPKLNNTVLDASKYNCATGNKNLFTTFVDLTENSEGGYVDYLWPKPTKDGLSSEQPKISYVKRHKALGWIIGTGVYVDEIDSKVAEKRSVLEGQLTKIILTIWALTAIIAVAAFCGLWILAKRISEPINRCAEFASELGEGNLDASIVVTNQDEIGVLGASLSQMGANLKAIMSRIADTSQRLSAGASAQAAALEETSSSMSEISAMVQQNADNSSHADTLVKTVSGNVTTVQAAIGDLTRSMLEITSASREIQKIIHTIDEIAFQTNLLALNAAVEAARAGEAGAGFAVVAEEVRNLALRSAEAAKNTATLIGSTVQRIEIGNQITQSTNTKFTEVCADIARAGSLISEISQGSKEQAQGVDQVNTAILEISRVTQDNAATSEELVGIIRQFTFGREEVLGTSRQAMLPYRS; translated from the coding sequence ATGGGTTCATCACGTTTAAGTATCCGGTGGAAATTTTTGTTGATTTCGTTTTCTGTTTTAATTCTTTCGGTGTTGCTTATCACCATATTTATCTCTATTTCCTTCAAGCGGAACATGACAAGTGATCTTGAGTCCTTTCGGCAGGATGCCCTTTCTGAGGTGAAGGTGGCGCTTCAGGATCAGGTGGAGATTGCCTATTCGGTGTTGGATACGTTCTATGTGGAGTTGAGTGCTAAGGGGGGTACAGCAGGAGGGGATCAGGGTAAGATTGAGGTTCGTGCTGCCATGGCTCCTGCTCTCGCCCTGATCGAAAAGATGCGTTATGACCATGGGGTTGGCTATTTCTGGGTCAATGACACAGGTAAGCCTATCCCCACTATGGTTATGCATCCTACCGCGCCTAAGTTGAATAATACGGTTCTTGATGCCAGTAAATATAATTGCGCTACGGGGAACAAAAATCTATTTACGACCTTTGTGGATTTAACAGAGAATTCCGAGGGCGGGTATGTCGATTATCTTTGGCCTAAGCCCACCAAGGACGGCTTGAGTAGTGAACAGCCAAAAATTTCCTATGTTAAGCGGCATAAGGCGTTGGGATGGATTATCGGAACAGGTGTTTATGTTGATGAGATTGACAGTAAGGTGGCTGAAAAAAGATCGGTCCTTGAGGGTCAGCTTACTAAAATTATTCTCACTATCTGGGCCTTGACCGCAATAATTGCTGTTGCTGCTTTCTGCGGGTTGTGGATACTTGCCAAACGGATATCCGAGCCGATAAACCGTTGCGCTGAATTTGCCAGTGAATTGGGGGAGGGCAATTTGGATGCCAGTATCGTGGTCACCAATCAGGATGAAATTGGGGTTCTTGGTGCGTCACTTTCTCAGATGGGGGCTAATCTGAAGGCGATCATGAGCAGAATAGCTGATACGTCACAGCGTCTCTCCGCTGGCGCTTCAGCTCAGGCCGCAGCCCTGGAGGAGACGTCATCGTCTATGTCTGAGATTTCCGCCATGGTCCAACAAAATGCAGATAACTCCAGTCATGCAGATACCCTGGTCAAAACGGTCAGTGGCAATGTCACGACGGTGCAAGCCGCAATCGGTGACCTGACTCGGTCAATGCTCGAAATCACCAGCGCCAGCCGGGAGATCCAGAAGATTATTCACACTATTGACGAGATTGCCTTCCAGACCAACCTGCTGGCCTTGAATGCCGCTGTAGAGGCGGCGAGGGCAGGGGAGGCAGGGGCGGGGTTTGCGGTAGTGGCCGAAGAGGTTAGGAATCTGGCTCTTCGTTCTGCCGAGGCCGCCAAGAATACAGCAACCCTGATTGGAAGTACGGTGCAGCGGATTGAAATCGGGAATCAGATTACTCAGAGCACGAATACAAAGTTTACCGAGGTGTGCGCTGATATCGCTCGTGCCGGGAGCTTGATCAGTGAGATAAGTCAAGGGTCAAAGGAGCAGGCCCAGGGTGTCGATCAGGTCAACACCGCGATTTTGGAGATAAGCCGTGTGACTCAGGATAATGCCGCAACTTCAGAGGAGCTTGTCGGTATCATCCGGCAATTTACCTTTGGCCGAGAGGAGGTCCTGGGGACAAGTCGTCAGGCGATGCTTCCTTATCGGTCGTAA
- a CDS encoding spore maturation protein: MSQKPSAINIIWLTMILTATVTAAYTGAMAEVTKASFESAKSAVTLAIGLIGPMALWLGLMKIAEAGGLMQTVARSLRPVMVRLFPDVPAEHPAMAAMIMNMAANMLGLGNAATPMGIKAMQELDRLAAEKGTATNAMCLFLAINTSSVTILPLGVITVRAAAGATSPASILIPSLIATILSTTVAIVASKLLSGPDAPLVTAPSDNTPVDTILPADETSDLHPPSLMGRLFVLALILAFVVGAWLQLSRQPQLTLLSTATFDAVSNWLIPMLIAGFLVYGYLRGVKVYEVMTEGAKEGFTTTVKIIPFMVAIFVAIGMFRASGAMEIMVTLLSPLTESVGMPAEALTMAMLRPLSGSGAFGLMSEIVTKSPDSFLSFLVSTMQGSTETTFYVLAVYFGSIGITRTRHALPAALCADAAGVLGSVLICRFWFS; this comes from the coding sequence ATGTCACAGAAACCTTCCGCCATCAATATCATCTGGCTGACCATGATCCTCACCGCCACCGTCACTGCCGCCTATACCGGCGCCATGGCGGAGGTCACCAAGGCCTCGTTTGAGTCAGCCAAAAGCGCCGTCACCCTGGCAATCGGCCTGATCGGACCCATGGCTCTATGGTTAGGGCTGATGAAGATCGCAGAAGCTGGAGGTCTGATGCAGACCGTGGCCCGGTCCCTCCGACCGGTAATGGTCCGTCTCTTTCCCGATGTCCCAGCCGAGCACCCGGCCATGGCCGCCATGATCATGAACATGGCGGCCAATATGCTGGGCTTAGGCAACGCAGCAACCCCCATGGGTATCAAGGCAATGCAGGAACTTGATCGACTCGCCGCAGAGAAAGGCACCGCCACCAATGCCATGTGCCTCTTTCTGGCCATCAACACCTCAAGCGTCACCATCCTGCCGTTAGGGGTGATCACGGTCCGGGCCGCAGCAGGCGCCACGTCCCCGGCCAGCATCCTGATCCCATCGCTTATCGCCACCATCCTCTCCACCACTGTAGCCATCGTGGCCTCCAAACTGCTCTCCGGGCCAGATGCTCCCTTGGTGACAGCACCCTCCGATAATACCCCAGTCGATACTATCCTCCCCGCTGACGAGACCAGTGATCTGCACCCACCAAGCCTGATGGGACGCCTATTCGTGCTGGCCCTGATCCTCGCCTTTGTCGTCGGGGCATGGCTTCAGCTCAGCCGCCAGCCACAGCTCACCCTGCTGTCTACCGCCACTTTCGATGCGGTCTCCAACTGGCTGATCCCGATGCTGATCGCAGGATTTCTGGTCTATGGTTATTTACGGGGAGTGAAGGTCTATGAAGTAATGACTGAAGGGGCCAAGGAGGGTTTTACGACTACAGTAAAGATCATCCCCTTCATGGTGGCGATCTTTGTGGCCATTGGCATGTTCCGGGCCAGTGGCGCCATGGAGATTATGGTTACGCTGCTCTCGCCACTGACCGAATCAGTCGGTATGCCGGCCGAAGCCCTGACCATGGCCATGCTTCGGCCCCTCTCCGGCAGTGGCGCCTTCGGCCTGATGTCGGAGATTGTCACTAAAAGTCCGGACAGCTTTCTGTCCTTCCTGGTCTCCACCATGCAGGGATCAACCGAAACGACTTTTTATGTCCTGGCCGTATATTTCGGCAGCATCGGCATCACCAGAACCCGGCACGCCCTGCCCGCAGCCCTCTGCGCCGATGCCGCCGGGGTCTTGGGCTCAGTTTTGATCTGCCGGTTCTGGTTCAGCTGA
- a CDS encoding CbbQ/NirQ/NorQ/GpvN family protein: MRVKHERFAKHMVKDEPFYLPQGGELLIARAAYENHIPLMLKGPTGCGKTRFMRRLAWELKRPLITVSCHDDLSTSDLVGRYLLKGGEAVWMDGPLTSAVRAGAICYLDEIVEARKDTMVVIHPLADDRRELPIEKLGELLIAPPEFALAVSYNPGYQSVLKDLKQSTRQRFLAMEFAYPPASLEAEIVMTEAGVSLKIAEDLVRLAAMTRQLKDAGLQEGASTRLLIHAALLIKSGVPTRQACRATITEALTDDHEIGASITEMVSAIF, from the coding sequence ATGAGGGTGAAACACGAGCGATTTGCCAAGCATATGGTCAAGGATGAACCTTTTTATCTGCCGCAGGGAGGGGAGTTGCTGATAGCCCGAGCTGCTTACGAAAACCACATTCCATTGATGCTGAAGGGGCCGACTGGCTGTGGAAAGACCAGGTTCATGCGGCGTTTGGCCTGGGAGCTTAAACGGCCATTGATCACGGTCTCTTGTCATGATGATCTGTCCACCAGCGACTTGGTGGGCCGCTATCTGCTTAAGGGTGGCGAGGCGGTGTGGATGGATGGGCCGTTGACCTCGGCGGTTCGGGCCGGGGCTATCTGCTATCTGGATGAGATTGTCGAGGCCAGAAAGGACACCATGGTGGTGATTCATCCTTTGGCTGATGACCGGCGGGAACTGCCCATCGAAAAGTTGGGTGAGCTGTTGATCGCCCCGCCTGAGTTTGCCCTGGCGGTATCATATAATCCAGGATATCAGAGTGTTTTAAAGGACTTGAAGCAATCAACCCGTCAGCGGTTTCTGGCCATGGAATTCGCGTACCCGCCGGCTTCCTTGGAGGCGGAAATTGTGATGACCGAGGCCGGGGTTTCCTTAAAGATCGCCGAGGATCTGGTGAGGTTGGCGGCTATGACCCGGCAGCTCAAGGATGCCGGTCTGCAGGAGGGAGCCAGCACCCGTCTGCTGATTCATGCCGCTCTTTTGATCAAGAGCGGGGTGCCTACTCGTCAGGCCTGCCGGGCAACTATCACCGAGGCCCTGACTGACGACCATGAGATTGGGGCCTCCATTACTGAGATGGTGTCGGCAATTTTTTGA